One genomic window of Medicago truncatula cultivar Jemalong A17 chromosome 1, MtrunA17r5.0-ANR, whole genome shotgun sequence includes the following:
- the LOC25485075 gene encoding transmembrane ascorbate ferrireductase 1: MALGVPAVPFTYVAHLLGIVAIVLVLFWNLHFRGGLAWNSDNKAQIFNLHPVLMLIGLIIIGGEAIISYKSLPLKKEVKKLIHLVLHAHALVLGIIGICAAFKNHNESGIANLYSLHSWLGIGVISLYGIQWIFGFVVFFYPGGSSELRRESVPWHVLFGLFVYILALATSSLGFLEKLTFLESSGVAKYGAEALLVNFNAIITILFGTFVVLSAISQAPPAADDYAPI, translated from the exons ATGGCGTTAGGTGTACCTGCTGTTCCCTTCACTTACGTTGCTCATCTTCTTGGTATTGTCGCCATCGTTTTGGTCTTGTTCTGGAACTTACACTTCAGAGGTGGTTTGGCTTGGAATTCTGACAACAAAGCTCAAATCTTCAAT CTTCATCCTGTTCTTATGCTTATTGGATTAATAATAATTGGAGGTGAAG cTATTATAAGTTACAaatctcttccattgaagaAGGAAGTAAAGAAATTGATACACCTTGTACTCCACGCCCATGCATTAGTACTTGGAATAATTGGAATTTGTGCTGCGTTCAAGAATCACAATGAAAGCGGGATTGCCAATCTGTACAGCTTACATTCATGGCTTGGAATCGGGGTTATTTCCCTTTATGGCATTCAG TGGATATTTGGGTTTGTGGTATTTTTCTACCCTGGCGGGAGTTCAGAGTTAAGACGTGAGTCAGTTCCATGGCACGTGTTATTTGGGCTGTTTGTGTATATTTTGGCTCTCGCCACTTCTTCTCTTGGGTTTCTCGAGAAGCTCACATTCCTGGAGAGTTCAGGAGTTGCAAAATACGGGGCTGAAGCTTTACTTGTCAACTTCAATGCTATAATCACAATCTTATTTGGTACCTTTGTTGTATTATCTGCCATATCTCAAGCTCCTCCGGCTGCTGATGACTACGCACCCATATAG
- the LOC25485076 gene encoding remorin, whose amino-acid sequence MTDQEQPKKIESESTSNPPPPPASTETTTTPLPEAPKKDVAEEKSVIPQDNNPPPPPPVVDDSKALVIVQKTDEAAEEKPKEGGSIDRDAVLTRVATEKRLSLIKAWEESEKSKAENKAQRRLSTITAWENSKKAAKEAELRKLEEQLEKKKGEYAEKLKNKIAALHKAAEEKKAMIEAKKGEDLLKAEEIAAKYRATGTAPKKLFGLF is encoded by the exons atgacagATCAAGAGCAACCAAAAAAGATAGAATCTGAATCAACATCGAATCCTCCACCACCACCTGCTTCAACTGAGACTACTACTACTCCTCTCCCTGAGGCTCCAAAGAAAGATGTAGCTGAGGAGAAATCTGTAATTCCACAAGATAAcaatcctcctcctcctcctccagtTGTTGATGACTCCAAAGCTCTTGTCATAGTTCAGA AGACTGATGAAGCTGCTGAAGAGAAACCAAAAGAGGGCGGCTCTATCGACCGCG atGCTGTGCTTACAAGAGTTGCAACAGAAAAGAGGCTGTCACTAATCAAAGCATGGGAAGAAAGTGAAAAGTCAAAAGCAGAGAACAA AGCTCAGAGAAGACTTTCAACCATAACAGCATGGGAGAACAGTAAGAAAGCTGCTAAAGAAGCTGAATTGAGAAAACTTGAG GAACAACTAGAGAAGAAAAAGGGAGAATATGCagagaaattgaaaaacaaaatagcaGCACTTCACAAGGCAGCTGAAGAAAAGAAGGCTATGATTGAGGCAAAGAAAGGTGAAGATTTACTCAAAGCAGAGGAGATAGCTGCAAAATACAGGGCAACTGGAACAGCTCCAAAGAAACTCTTTGGTCTTTTCTAA
- the LOC25485077 gene encoding transcription factor MYB17 — MGKAPCCEKHGVKRGAWTPEEDEALVDYITKHGHGSWRTLPKHAGLLRCGKSCRLRWINYLRPGIKRGSFTNEEETTIIQLHAMLGNRWAAIAAQLPGRTDNEIKNYWNTHLKKRVRQSLGEKHPCLLPDRNVQSNSPSTRHMVQWESARVEAETRLSLESTLLNSGSTTKTYPDYFLQLWHSDVGDKFRAGVVCQSIVSLEESCSDVSLQVKNNRTQSLKVSTPKLEDVNLIQEQNASSYKLKLEDDISGSDSGNYEFLDTSDSALKHLLRMPDEIGFLGHTDNFLNLLDGRCD; from the exons ATGGGTAAAGCACCTTGTTGTGAGAAACATGGTGTGAAAAGAGGAGCTTGGACTCctgaagaagatgaagctttAGTTGACTACATAACCAAACATGGCCATGGAAGTTGGCGTACACTTCCTAAACATGCAG GTCTCCTAAGATGCGGTAAAAGTTGCCGGCTTCGGTGGATAAACTATCTTCGTCCCGGCATCAAGCGTGGCTCATTTACTAATGAAGAAGAAACTACTATTATTCAACTTCATGCCATGCTTGGCAACAG GTGGGCTGCTATAGCAGCTCAACTACCAGGAAGAACAGACAATGAGATTAAGAACTATTGGAACACCCATTTAAAGAAACGTGTCCGGCAGTCACTAGGGGAAAAACATCCATGTCTCCTTCCTGATAGGAATGTCCAGTCTAATTCTCCTTCTACACGCCACATGGTCCAGTGGGAAAGTGCAAGGGTTGAAGCAGAGACGAGGCTGTCGTTGGAGTCCACTTTGCTTAATTCAGGCTCTACGACTAAAACATACCCTGATTACTTTCTTCAACTTTGGCATTCTGATGTTGGAGACAAATTCCGTGCAGGAGTAGTGTGTCAAAGCATCGTCTCATTGGAGGAATCATGTTCAGATGTCTCATTGCAGGTGAAAAACAACCGAACACAAAGCCTGAAAGTGTCAACACCAAAGCTTGAAGATGTCAACCTGATTCAGGAACAAAATGCCAGTAGCTACAAACTGAAGCTTGAAGATGATATATCTGGTTCAGATTCAGgaaattatgaatttcttgatACTTCTGATTCTGCACTGAAGCACCTACTGCGCATGCCTGATGAAATAGGTTTCCTGGGACATACTGACAATTTCTTGAATCTCCTTGATGGTAGATGTGACTAA